TACACTTACGACTATGACAATTGAAGAGGTTATTAAGAGTACGGTTAAGATGGATAATGCGAAAAAAGTTATTCTGAATATCATGTACACGCAAAATGTGATTCAGGATCATTTCAACGAGTTGATCAAACCGTATGATTTATCTGGAGAACAGTATAATGTGTTACGTATATTAAGAGGACAAAAAGGAAAACCTGCTAATATGTGCGTGATACAAGAGCGAATGCTTGCTAAAACGAGCAACACAACACGTTTGGTAGACAAATTATTATTGAAGGATTTTGTAACTAGAAATGTCTGTCCCGATAATCGAAGAAAAATTGAAGTTTCGATTACGGAAAAAGGATTAGATGTTTTAAAAGAATTAGATCCGAAAGTAGATGAGCATGAACAAACGTTTGCTAACAATTTAAAACCAGAAGAATTAGTTTTCTTAAATCAATTATTAGAAAAATATAGAACCAACAAATAAAATAATAAAAACTATGAGCAATTTCTTAGAAAATCAAAATTGGAGATACGCAGTCAAACAATATGATGCTTCAAAAAAGATATCAGATGCTGATTTAAATACATTAAAAGAAGCAGTAAGATTAAGTGCTTCTTCATACGGATTACAACCTTATAAAGTAGTTATTGTTGAAAATCCAGAATTAAGAGAAAAATTAAAAGGAGCAGCATGGGGACAAACTCAAATTACAGATGCTTCTCACCTATTCATTTTTGCAAATGATTTAAGCCTTGACGGAGGTTCTGTTGACAAATATATCAGCAATATTAGCGAAGTAAGAGGCGTTCCTACTGAAGCTTTAGGCGGATTTAGCGACATGATGAAAGGTGTAATTTCAAATTTATCTGAAGACGCAAAACACATCTGGACTGCAAAACAAACTTATTTAGCATTAGGAAACTTATTAAATGCAGCTGCCGAATTGAAAATTGATGCCACTCCAATGGAAGGTTTCAGCGCAGCTTCTTTCAACGAAATTTTAGGTTTTGACAAATTGGGTTTAAATGCTTCTGTAATTGCAACTGTAGGTTACAGACATGATGAAGACAAATCTCAACACCAGAAAAAAGTTAGAAAATCACACGAAGAATTATTTATCACTCTATAATTATTTATTAATCAAATTCAAATTTTAATTTTAAAAAACATGAAAAATTTAAAAACTATTGCAATAGCATTATTCGTAGCAGCTGCTAGTATCTCAGCAAATGCTCAAACTAAAAAAATCGACGTAAAAGCATCTACTATTAAATGGGTAGGTAAAAAAGTAACTGGAGAGCACTCTGGAACTGTAAACTTCAAAGAAGGTTCTGTAGTTTTCAAAGGAAAAAAATTAACTGGAGGAAGCTTTACAGTTGATATGACTTCATTAACTTCTACAGATTTAACTGGAGAATACCAAGGGAAATTAAACGGTCACTTAAAAGCTGACGATTTCTTCGGAACTGATAAATTCCCAACTTCAAAATTAGTTTTCAAAACTATTGGTGCAAAATCTGCTGACGTTTATACTGTAACTGCAGACTTAACTATCAAAGGAATCACTAAACCAGTAACTTTTGATATCACTGTAAAAGGAAACACTGCTACAACTGCTTTCAAAGTTGACAGAACTAAATACGATATTAAATACGGTTCAGGTAGCTTCTTCGACGGTTTAGGAGACAAAACTATCAATGACGAATTCGAATTGGCTGTAGCTTTAAAATTCTAATATTTCAAGCTTACTAATTCAGAAATACAATAAACCCCAACAGTTTAAAGCTGTTGGGGTTTATTATTTTCTAAGCTTTTCAAAATCTTAACATTCTTAATAATATAGTAACCCTTTCGTAATAAGCATCAGGACTTTGATTAACATACGGCTTCTATTTTTGGGACAAATAAAAAAATCAAAAACTAGAAATTAAAATCATAGTTATGAAAACAAAATTACATTTTGCATCTATAATCTTCATTATCAGCTTTTTCGCACAAGCTCAACAACAACCAAAAGGAATCGTTGGCACTTCCAACTGGATGACTAACTGGACAAGCTTTAAACCCGCTGGTAATGACTATGGCGAAGCAACCAATATAATTGCCGGAACAATTGATAAAGACACCCGATTGTCAAAGCGTAATGTTTATCATTTAGTTGGTGTTGTGTACGTTACAAATAATGCCACTTTAACAATCGAACCTGGCACTGTAATACGAGGTGATGATAAAACCTGCGGAACTCTTGTAATTACAAACGGAGCTAAAATTATGGCAGAAGGTTTAGAAACTGATCCGATTATTTTTACTTCAGAAAATGAAATAAACAATAGAAAACCAGGTGACTGGGGCGGAATTATCGTTTTAGGAAAAGCTCCAATAAACTCTCTGGGAGGTATTCATACATTACCTTTCGATTTAGATCCAATTTTAAATCACTACGGAGGCCAAGATCCAGAAGATAACTCCGGAATTATTAAATACGTAAGAATCGAATATGCTGGAAGAAAACTAAGCGCCTCTAAAGAATTAAACGGTCTTTCGCTTGCTGGCGTTGGAAGAAAAACAGTTGTCAGCCATGTTCAAGTTAGCTTTTCAAATGATGATTCTTTCGAATGTTATGGTGGAGATTTGAATCTAAGCAATCTGGTTTCATTTAGAACAACAGATGATGATTTTGATTTTACCCAAGGGGCCCAAATTAATATTAGCAACAGTATTGCTGTTCGCCACCCATTTTCTTCGGATATTTCAGGTTCAAGATGTTTTGAGGTAGATTCGTACGAAAAAGTCGCTACAACAGACATGACTAAAAAAATGACTAAAATAAATGCCAACAATATTACGCTGGTTAATTTAGAAGAAAATAATCAAGGTTTGGTTAGAGAATCTGCTTACATTAAAGAAAACACCTATTTCAACTTAACCAATAGTGTAGTTTCTGGATTTGCTCCTTTTATTTTGTTGGAAGGAAATATTGGAAATGGTGAAGCTAATCTATCAAAAATCAGTTTTAAAAATGTAATTGCAAACAATTGTCAAGGAGAAATTGAAAGTGAATCTGGAAGCAATATTCCTGGTATAAAAAATTACTTTGGCAACCCAGCATACGGAATAGAATATACGAAAATGAAACTTAGCGAGCTATTTGCTATTCCGAATATTAAAGGAAACCCAGATTTCAGATTAAATGTAAATAATACTATAGCAAGTGGAAATTAAGGAGTTATAGAGATACTTTGAATTAAAATTTAACAAATTTTACAAATCCGAAAAGTTTTTTTTCAAATTTTATGTACTCTAATTAAAATTACATTTATATCTTTGTCACATCAGAATAAAAAAATGAGAACAATTTTAAACAATACTTGGTGGTGGAGCAATTTACGTCAGACGTCGTGAACGAAGCTTCCTATGGTATTGTTAAAACTATAAAATATAAAGGGCTTGTCATCACGACAAGCCCTTTTTTTTGGATCAAATTGAAAACAAATTAACGAACAACATAAAACTATACATTTTGAAACCTTTTATTCTTAATACGCATTACAAACAAATTCTGGCAGATACAGTAACGCCAGTAAGTATTTATTTCAAAATCAGAGATAAATTCCCAAATAGTTTATTACTAGAAAGTAGTGATTATCATGGAAATGACAACAGTTTTTCTTACATCTGCTGCAATCCGATTGCTACAATTAAAATCGAAAATGAAGTTATTTCTAAAACTTTCCCTGACGGAACTTCAGAAAAAATCAGTATTGATGCTTCAACAAATATTCCTCAGGTAATTCAGGAATTTTCAAGTCAATTTAAATCAGAAAAAAACGATTTTAAATTCATCAACAACGGTTTATTTGGATATATTTCTTACGATGCTGTTCGTTATTTCGAAAAAGTATCTATTGCAAAAAAAGACAATGCAACTTCTATTCCAGATGTTTTTTATGCCGTTTATCAGAACATTATTGCAATCAATCACTTTAAAAATGAAGCTTTTATATTCTGCCATAGTCTTGACGGAAAAAACAATATTTCAGAAATCGAACAATTATTACAATCTCGAAATATAGCTTCTTATAAATTTTCTAAAGAAGGCGAAGGTTTCTCTAATTTAACCGATGAGGAATTTAAAGCAAATGTGGCTTTGGCCAAAAAGCATTGTTACCGTGGAGATGTTTTTCAACTAGTTCTGTCTCGCCGATTT
The Flavobacterium humidisoli DNA segment above includes these coding regions:
- a CDS encoding MarR family winged helix-turn-helix transcriptional regulator — translated: MTIEEVIKSTVKMDNAKKVILNIMYTQNVIQDHFNELIKPYDLSGEQYNVLRILRGQKGKPANMCVIQERMLAKTSNTTRLVDKLLLKDFVTRNVCPDNRRKIEVSITEKGLDVLKELDPKVDEHEQTFANNLKPEELVFLNQLLEKYRTNK
- a CDS encoding NAD(P)H-dependent oxidoreductase; the encoded protein is MSNFLENQNWRYAVKQYDASKKISDADLNTLKEAVRLSASSYGLQPYKVVIVENPELREKLKGAAWGQTQITDASHLFIFANDLSLDGGSVDKYISNISEVRGVPTEALGGFSDMMKGVISNLSEDAKHIWTAKQTYLALGNLLNAAAELKIDATPMEGFSAASFNEILGFDKLGLNASVIATVGYRHDEDKSQHQKKVRKSHEELFITL
- a CDS encoding YceI family protein; protein product: MKNLKTIAIALFVAAASISANAQTKKIDVKASTIKWVGKKVTGEHSGTVNFKEGSVVFKGKKLTGGSFTVDMTSLTSTDLTGEYQGKLNGHLKADDFFGTDKFPTSKLVFKTIGAKSADVYTVTADLTIKGITKPVTFDITVKGNTATTAFKVDRTKYDIKYGSGSFFDGLGDKTINDEFELAVALKF